A region from the Rubrivirga sp. SAORIC476 genome encodes:
- a CDS encoding YceH family protein, with protein MSRPTLDPIETRVAGALAEKALATPDHYPLTLNSLVAACNQKSSRDPVTAYSEREVRDAAERLMRRGLAGTTAGAGHRVAKFRHTLDRALDLSRRELAALAVLMLRGPQTPGEIRTRTSRLADFASVDDAEEALWMLADRDEPLVVRLPREPGQSADRVAHLLSGDIDVAPPDEQAETDALPVAGGATLAERVAELEAEVERLRAEMTAFRAQFE; from the coding sequence ATGTCTCGCCCCACGCTCGACCCCATCGAAACCCGCGTCGCGGGCGCGCTCGCCGAAAAGGCCCTCGCCACGCCCGACCACTACCCCCTTACGCTCAACAGCCTCGTCGCGGCGTGCAACCAGAAGTCATCCCGTGACCCGGTGACGGCGTACTCCGAGCGCGAGGTCCGGGACGCGGCGGAGCGGCTGATGCGCCGTGGGCTGGCCGGGACGACGGCCGGGGCCGGACACCGCGTCGCCAAGTTCCGCCACACGCTGGACCGGGCGCTCGACCTGTCGCGCAGAGAACTGGCCGCACTGGCCGTGCTGATGCTGCGCGGCCCGCAGACGCCCGGTGAGATCCGCACCCGGACGTCCCGCCTCGCCGATTTCGCCAGCGTGGACGACGCCGAGGAGGCGCTGTGGATGCTCGCCGACCGCGACGAGCCCCTCGTGGTTCGCCTGCCGCGGGAGCCAGGCCAGTCGGCCGACCGCGTGGCGCATCTGCTCTCGGGGGACATCGACGTGGCGCCCCCCGACGAGCAGGCCGAGACGGACGCGCTGCCCGTCGCGGGGGGGGCGACGCTGGCCGAACGGGTCGCCGAACTGGAGGCGGAAGTCGAGCGCCTGCGCGCCGAGATGACCGCTTTCCGAGCACAGTTCGAGTGA
- a CDS encoding helix-hairpin-helix domain-containing protein gives MTPIGPTNIELADALDQMAEVLLRRGEPNPYRVQAYLQAAALVRDLDEPVVRLYGEGGIAALRALPGIGVAIGRHIADYIETGRIGLRDRLLRADDPVALLATLPGVSPRLARRFVDDLGIRSFAELERAAHDGRLLGLDGIGPRTVEAIRLQLNSILNRASRRRSRRIRRQVAQLAARPVAEERAPEPAPVATIYSLFPPAAA, from the coding sequence ATGACTCCCATCGGACCGACCAACATCGAACTCGCCGACGCCCTCGATCAGATGGCCGAGGTGCTCCTCCGGCGTGGGGAGCCCAACCCGTACCGCGTCCAGGCCTACCTCCAGGCCGCCGCACTGGTGCGTGACCTCGACGAGCCTGTCGTGCGTCTCTATGGAGAGGGCGGCATCGCGGCGCTCCGCGCGCTGCCGGGCATCGGCGTCGCCATCGGCCGCCACATCGCAGACTACATCGAGACGGGCCGCATCGGTCTGCGCGATCGCCTCCTCCGCGCCGACGACCCGGTCGCGCTCCTGGCGACCCTCCCGGGCGTCAGCCCGCGCCTCGCGCGGCGGTTCGTCGACGACCTCGGCATCCGCTCGTTCGCCGAGTTGGAGCGCGCCGCGCACGACGGCCGCCTCCTCGGTCTCGACGGCATCGGGCCCCGCACCGTCGAGGCGATCCGCCTCCAGCTCAACTCGATCCTGAACCGCGCGTCGCGACGCCGCAGCCGCCGCATCCGTCGGCAGGTGGCCCAGCTCGCCGCGCGGCCGGTCGCGGAGGAGCGTGCGCCGGAGCCGGCCCCGGTGGCGACCATCTACTCGCTCTTCCCACCCGCAGCGGCGTAG